The following coding sequences lie in one Fusarium poae strain DAOMC 252244 chromosome 1, whole genome shotgun sequence genomic window:
- the GLE2 gene encoding RNA export factor gle2 (BUSCO:31042at5125), with product MSGLFGSAPATTATSIGDLKQDVALSDPPTDTISGLSFSPAPNGPDFLAISSWDNKVRIYEIAGNGQSQGRHAYSHDQPVLSCDFSKDGTKVVSAGADKNVKVCDLASQQDIVVGTHDQPVRTARFFDGGSGPMVVSGSWDKTVKYWDLRQQGPAATVQCQERVYTMDVRDNLCVVGTADRYINVIDLKNPTKFYKTLQSPLKWQTRVVSCFTDSAGFAIGSIEGRCAIQYVEDKNSSSNFSFKCHRDPPSNGVTNVHAVNAISFHPVHGTFSTAGSDGTFHFWDKDAKHRLKGYPNVGGSITSTAFNKNGSIFAYAVGYDWAKGYQHNTQTYPNKVMLHAVSGDECKPRPSAKKR from the exons ATGTCAGGCCTCTTTGGCAGCGCCCCGGCCACAACGGCGACGAGCATCGGCGACCTCAAGCAAGATGTTGCGCTTTCCGACCCTCCCACCGACACCATCTCCggcctctctttctctcctgCGCCAAACGGTCCCGACTTTCTCGCCATCTCCAGTTGGGACAACAAGGTCCGCATCTACGAAATTGCCGGCAACGGCCAGAGCCAGGGCCGACATGCCTACAGTCACGATCAGCCTGTGTTGAGCTGTGACTTTTCCAAG GATGGAACAAAGGTCGTCTCTGCAGGCGCCGACAAGAACGTCAAGGTCTGCGATCTCGCCTCTCAGCAGGACATTGTTGTAGGCACACACGACCAGCCTGTACGAACAGCCAGATTCTTCGACGGCGGCAGCGGCCCCATGGTTGTCTCAGGATCATGGGACAAGACAGTTAAATATTGGGATCTTCGACAGCAAGGGCCTGCCGCCACAGTACAATGTCAAGAAAGAGTCTATACGATGGACGTTCGCGACAATCTGTGTGTTGTCGGCACAGCCGATCGCTATATCAACGTCATTGACCTCAAGAACCCTACCAAATTCTACAAGACTCTGCAGAGCCCGTTGAAATGGCAGACCCGAGTTGTTAGTTGCTTTACCGACTCTGCTGGATTCGCTATCGGTAGTATCGAGGGACGCTGCGCTATTCAGTACGTTGAGGACAAGAACTCCAG CTCCAACTTTTCCTTCAAGTGCCACCGCGACCCCCCATCCAACGGCGTCACCAACGTTCACGCCGTCAACGCCATCTCATTCCACCCCGTCCACGGTACATTCAGCACTGCCGGTTCTGACGGAACCTTCCACTTCTGGGATAAGGATGCCAAGCATCGTCTTAAGGGTTACCCCAACGTCGGAGGCAGCATCACCTCCACTGCCTTCAATAAGAACGGTAGCATCTTTGCCTACGCTGTTGGATATGACTGGGCCAAGGGTTACCAGCACAACACCCAAACCTATCCCAACAAGGTCATGCTTCACGCTGTCAGTGGTGATGAGTGCAAGCCTAGGCCATCGGCTAAGAAGCGATAA
- a CDS encoding hypothetical protein (BUSCO:50872at5125) encodes MPRITASVSKVTRTLSESHRHAGIALMPKYAELLGSSSEQSQHSEARGLKTTHRPTPQPSIAGRTRPLMQSFSSSASSRAPVNHVDTMVLPKIYNTPSFNEPLPRMPLLPDNYGSYHNSMSDATDLTSNRPVIFAINPDIVVPGAPMANMDATNMDSIDVKFVHDQPKISTAAAAEEYNPERSTFMRDMYRSMKDDLLSVAPQLRRN; translated from the exons ATGCCTAGAATCACCGCTTCCGTTTCCAAGGTCACTCGCACTCTTTCTGAGTCGCATCGCCATGCTGGTATCGCTCTCATGCCCAAGTATGCTGAGCTCCTTGGGTCTTCTTCAGAACAGTCCCAGCACTCTGAG GCTCGTGGTCTCAAGACTACCCACCGTCCCACTCCTCAGCCATCCATCGCTGGTCGCACACGGCCTCTGATGCAGTCCTTTAGCTCTTCCGCATCTTCTCGTGCCCCCGTCAACCACGTTGACACCATGGTGCTGCCCAAGATCTACAACACTCCCAGCTTCAACGAGCCTCTTCCTCGTATGCCTCTTCTTCCCGACAACTACGGCTCTTACCACAACTCCATGTCTGATGCCACCGACCTGACAAGTAACCGACCTGTCATCTTCGCCATCAACCCTGACATTGTCGTTCCCGGTGCCCCCATGGCCAACATGGATGCCACCAACATGGACAGCATCGACGTCAAGTTTGTCCATGACCAACCCAAGATCTCCACTGCTGCCGCCGCTGAGGAATACAACCCTGAGCGAAGCACATTTATGCGCGACATGTATCGCAGTATGAAGGATGACCTTCTTAGCGTTGCTCCTCAGCTCAGGAGAAACTAA
- a CDS encoding hypothetical protein (CAZy:GT8) gives MADSEFRKRAVDSPKVWTTLITNLSYLPGLLTLDYSLRVAKSKYPLVALYTDSFPPEGHAALRARGIPTQHIPYLLPTKGKDYSNDPRFYDCWSKLTPFSLTEYDRVVQLDSDMLVLRNMDELMDLELDSPSISETGDKTISKRVFAAGHACVCNPLKKPHYPKDWVSENCAFTSQHSTPDVAQTEAADPSVGPLGFMNGGLQVVNPSQGLYAQIVAHMEADAVNMDFADQSLLSDLYRERWVPLPYIYNALKTMRWEGVHDAIWRDESVKNIHYILSPKPWDEINDKGEWTGKDESHKWWVDVNRARKEAEKEKGISDDGF, from the exons ATGGCGGACTCTGAATTCCGAAAACGAGCTGTCGACTCTCCCAAAG TCTGGACGACCTTGATTACAAATCTGAGTTATTTGCCTGGTCTTCTCACTCTGGACTACTCACTTCGCGTGGCCAAATCTAAATACCCTCTTGTCGCTCTTTACACGGACTCATTCCCTCCTGAAGGTCATGCCGCCCTACGAGCTCGCGGTATTCCTACCCAGCATATCCCCTACCTACTCCCGACCAAGGGCAAGGACTACTCCAACGACCCGCGCTTTTACGACTGCTGGAGTAAGCTGACTCCATTCTCTCTCACCGAATATGATCGTGTTGTTCAGCTTGACTCGGATATGCTTGTTCTGCGCAACATGGATGAACTGATGGACCTCGAGCTGGATTCTCCTTCAATTTCTGAGACGGGTGACAAGACTATCAGCAAGCGTGTCTTTGCAGCTGGACATGCGTGTGTCTGCAATCCCCTCAAGAAGCCTCATTATCCCAAGGACTGGGTTTCTGAGAACTGTGCATTCACATCGCAGCACTCAACGCCGGATGTCGCTCAGACCGAAGCTGCAGACCCGTCCGTAGGACCACTGGGATTCATGAACGGTGGTCTGCAAGTCGTTAACCCGTCTCAGGGGCTTTATGCGCAAATAGTGGCGCATATGGAGGCCGACGCAGTCAACATGGATTTCGCGGATCAGTCGCTTCTCTCAGATTTGTATCGGGAACGTTGGGTACCGCTGCCGTATATCTACAACGCGCTTAAGACGATGCGTTGGGAAGGTGTGCATGATGCTATCTGGAGGGATGAGAGTGTCAAGAACATTCACTACATCTTAAGCCCCAAGCCATGGGATGAAATTAACGACAAGGGCGAGTGGACGGGTAAGGATGAGAGTCACAAATGGTGGGTTGATGTAAACCGGGCAAGAAAAGAGGCGGAAAAAGAGAAGGGTATTTCTGATGATGGCTTCTAA
- the ATG2 gene encoding autophagy- protein 2 (BUSCO:729at5125) encodes MAAFFQSFRSSSMPKRLLRYALSRLELLDADALEMDNLDLAIGRNTVFEFRDVGIKLKKLNKLLQLPETFKLKKAKVLLLRVTIPMDFYTSPIIVEVDGVDIALQVIGTESKPSRSSGTRTPEETVAVPNTVDLAQSFLETQPKSERRKLEDALAAESQDLGASVSMSDDGSEDDLAYGTGQALSLPAFLADFLQGIVDRMQVRIKGVNFQLDVEVLVEPSSTTTEMVSFQVALEGIDVEGVTTRSYDDAGFPTIVPKEGKRHVSLSNVRAYLISEANVFSALAKSPSIASPSLASSPAMTRNPPSRQATELSLASLQDESASSSQASIRSNEPESISHHSHPDNDLIISSQHSIDQRLASSLRPSLQPEDPLADSQQSLQDDYFMDQEPVEQDYPLGDSEDALGIPYEFSSPQDDDAEDSPVTPRASMYHDFHNATNDETLFHSILLPEHGSHSSALENERPMWATPEREARSAPNLETPITQGNMGASNSSIPNQQLSRTSSSESFGVASTEELAQSHMYTHEEAESMYMSAFSQTNAQPAAVLSPVALSPVVSHENLASLEPQDEPTPEVEQLVEAEKIDSPVLETSVHELARPQTPEPEPASPQAPITTTPSPKAPSPKTSSPRAASPITEDVPSPVKENRKPEGFIPGAWDDDYDDPEEEPVASTTLRRSAYRSKHLPDPADTSDSESSEPAFSRACLTDIDPEKSNSKQQEDVATPKGPTRLVKELLNLKTISIYVPSQHKHIQVQPASPDSVAQLSQSLGQSAYPQAPGAFSVHGAAHTQQRSSQGSSGVDNTLEVDLSPINLRFDASLGFLLAMVLGKLLDAVKDKKPASTEETKQEIPSKESPNIKVTFEEIKLDFVNRLGGISDTPERYLDPSAFIFDQEVLLNATLQNLAISISQTEISTAPVTKGKLTKQPAVLTRIDLQKFRFGYANGDIVSFDSGKPMSTSVRDTFLSDGTDIGVKIVQLGGNIKTEVQTLPLVFQLDLRRLDETFSWFGGLSSFLNMSASIASSPAPTPKPVTVAQKPRGVRFDTPVDPDDKSAASENKINLRIGGSWVELIGKDCSMIAETSAIKLISRDEVIGMACSMMRVSGPHLKNSTAEPPINTEIGGVRVEFLTTPKDTDLENLLELIMPSKHQFDGENDEIMVDTLLRQRRKGSVLRVNVDTVSVRVQNMPLLSVLPNLGEEVAKLSTVAKYLPEDDRPGLLTLAKVRKVALSLDFGGKLGHLGSDIQDLHVGHISVPSLVAIALHDISVRRNRSEELVSTSPYGPKDISLRSPVLMARMIGDEIEPVIKLKMQDLCIEYRVPTIMDLLELGDDATPQDFEASLAASVANLGDQAHHALAGSPGSPGGKAKSGKPMTLDIGFRDCLLGLNPLGQPSKMVIALTDAHLVALLPQDVETNAVFTINKSSILLINDVAEIKMNELPATQRPRAASSTSRQVADICARGYVDICYISSAKVTVDVKQLEDGEKQLVVELKDDLLVLETCADSMQTLIALANALKPPTPPSKENKYLTDVVPMQDLLASISAEAFGRPEGEYDFDQDFAGAQEMAGSGSEADYNTDSPLQVQSRYYDEPVAEELFDATSSSIISRGSHRSGGPLMEDTNEGVLLTGFEPASQQSIDSDDLVIHDDYYGQGTSKDSKAKVWNSKKNSYDGAPSDLVKRSVLKVKVRDVHVIWNLFDGYDWVHTRDVITKAVQDVEAKAYERQARAGQVHVYEEELEDEEAIGDFLFNSIYIGIPANRDPQELSRAINEGFNDNATETESVATTAFTSATNRTARARPRSKRLKLKRSKHHKITFELQGVDADLFVFPPNSGETLNSIDIRIKNLDVFDHVPTSTWKKFATYDQDMGEREMGTSMVHLEMLNVKPQPSLEASEIVLRATILPLRLHVDQDALDFITRFFEFKDDQVPVHTSKSDVPFLQRAEINNVSVKLDFKPKRVDYAGLRSGHTTEFMNFIILEEARMVLRHVIIYGISGFEKLGKTLNDIWTPDVKANQLPGILSGLAPVRSLVNVGSGFKDLVEVPIREYKKDGRVIRSISKGATAFARTTGTELVKLGAKLAVGTQYALQGAEGMFSDPQQVYEGWDEDDVDPDEQRQISLYADQPTGVISGIRGGYRSLARDVNLVRDAIIAVPGEVMESSSASGAAKAVLKRAPTIIFRPAVGVTRAIGQTLMGATNSIDPNNRRRIEEKYKRY; translated from the exons ATGGCGGCCTTCTTTCAGTCGTTCCGGAGCTCCTCCATGCCCAAGAGACTGCTCCGGTATGCTCTGTCCCGATTAGAACTTCTCGATGCCGATGCTCTGGAAATGGATAACCTAGACCTGGCTATAGGAAGAAATACAGTCTTTGAATTCCGTGATGTCGGGATTAAACTAAAG AAACTCAATAAGCTGCTCCAGCTCCCCGAAACATTCAAATTGAAAAAGGCAAAGGTCTTGTTGCTACGAGTCACGATACCTATGGACTTTTACACAAGTCCTATAATAGTCGAAGTCGATGGCGTCGATATCGCCCTGCAAGTTATAGGTACCGAATCCAAACCGAGTCGTTCGTCAGGGACAAGAACACCGGAAGAAACCGTCGCTGTACCGAATACTGTCGATCTCGCGCAATCATTTCTTGAAACACAACCAAAGTCAGAGCGCCGGAAACTCGAAGATGCGCTAGCAGCCGAAAGTCAGGACCTGGGTGCTTCAGTGTCTATGAGTGACGATGGAAGCGAAGATGATTTGGCATATGGGACGGGTCAAGCGCTCTCTCTGCCAGCGTTCTTGGCCGACTTCCTCCAGGGTATTGTTGATCGCATGCAGGTTAGGATCAAGGGTGTCAACTTTCAACTCGATGTCGAGGTACTTGTCGAGCCAAGTTCTACTACGACTGAAATGGTATCATTCCAGGTTGCGCTTGAGGGCATTGACGTTGAAGGCGTTACTACTCGGTCTTATGACGACGCTGGATTCCCGACCATTGTACCCAAGGAGGGCAAGCGACATGTCTCTTTATCGAACGTAAGGGCATATCTCATTTCTGAAGCAAACGTCTTTTCCGCCCTAGCGAAATCGCCTTCAATCGCATCGCCATCTCTTGCTTCTTCCCCAGCCATGACACGAAATCCTCCATCACGCCAGGCAACCGAACTCTCACTTGCCAGCCTGCAGGACGAATCTGCGTCATCATCCCAGGCGAGCATCCGATCTAATGAGCCAGAATCGATATCACATCATAGCCATCCTGACAACGATCTCATCATTTCTTCACAACATAGTATCGACCAACGACTTGCGAGTTCCTTGCGGCCAAGTCTTCAACCTGAGGATCCCCTGGCCGATTCACAACAAAGCCTCCAGGATGACTACTTTATGGATCAAGAGCCTGTGGAGCAGGATTATCCCTTGGGTGATAGTGAGGATGCACTTGGAATTCCATACGAGTTTTCCAGCCCTCAAGACGATGACGCAGAGGATAGCCCAGTAACACCCCGGGCTTCGATGTATCACGATTTTCACAACGCAACTAATGACGAAACATTATTCCACTCAATCTTACTTCCTGAACACGGTTCCCACTCTAGCGCGTTGGAGAACGAGAGACCAATGTGGGCGACCCCAGAACGAGAGGCTCGATCTGCCCCCAATCTCGAAACTCCGATAACACAAGGCAACATGGGTGCTTCCAACTCGAGTATCCCAAATCAGCAGCTCAGTCGAACCTCATCAAGTGAGAGTTTTGGGGTTGCATCAACCGAGGAACTGGCACAGTCTCACATGTACACACACGAAGAGGCAGAAAGTATGTATATGAGCGCTTTCTCGCAAACCAACGCGCAACCAGCGGCTGTTCTGTCACCGGTCGCCCTGTCGCCTGTTGTTTCTCATGAAAATTTAGCATCACTCGAGCCCCAAGACGAGCCAACTCCAGAGGTGGAACAGTTGGTTGAGGCAGAAAAAATAGACTCACCAGTCTTGGAAACCAGCGTCCACGAACTGGCCCGGCCACAAACTCCTGAACCGGAACCCGCAAGCCCCCAAGCACCAATCACCACAACACCAAGTCCTAAGGCACCAAGTCCCAAAACATCGAGTCCCAGAGCAGCAAGCCCTATTACAGAAGATGTGCCGTCCCCTGTGAAAGAAAATCGCAAACCCGAGGGCTTCATTCCAGGTGCATGGGATGATGATTATGACGACCCAGAGGAAGAACCTGTTGCATCGACGACTTTGAGACGATCAGCATATCGCAGCAAACATTTGCCTGATCCGGCAGATACTTCTGATAGTGAATCTTCTGAGCCTGCTTTTTCTAGGGCCTGTCTCACTGATATCGATCCAGAGAAATCGAACTCCAAACAGCAAGAAGACGTTGCTACTCCAAAGGGCCCGACTCGCCTTGTGAAGGAACTCTTGAACCTAAAGACCATATCAATTTACGTCCCATCACAACATAAACACATACAGGTTCAACCCGCATCTCCAGATTCTGTGGCCCAGCTATCACAGTCTCTTGGTCAATCAGCctatcctcaagcaccaggTGCTTTTTCTGTACATGGAGCTGCCCATACACAACAGCGCAGCAGCCAAGGCAGTTCAGGTGTTGACAATACTCTGGAAGTCGATCTATCGCCTATAAATCTTCGTTTTGACGCCTCCCTAGGCTTCTTGCTCGCCATGGTTCTTGGGAAATTACTTGACGccgtcaaagacaagaaaCCAGCTTCGACAGAAGAGACCAAGCAGGAGATACCCTCGAAGGAATCACCCAACATCAAGGTAACATTTGAAGAGATCAAGCTCGATTTTGTTAATCGTTTGGGCGGAATCTCGGACACTCCTGAACGATACCTGGATCCTTCTGCGTTCATCTTTGACCAAGAAGTTCTCCTCAATGCAACCTTGCAAAACTTggccatctccatctcccaAACAGAGATATCAACAGCTCCCGTCACAAAGGGAAAGTTGACGAAACAACCAGCTGTTCTGACCAGGATAGATTTACAAAAATTCCGATTTGGTTATGCGAATGGTGATATCGTCTCCTTCGATAGTGGCAAGCCTATGAGCACATCTGTCAGGGACACCTTCCTTTCCGATGGTACCGACATTGGTGTCAAGATTGTTCAATTAGGCGGCAATATCAAAACAGAGGTACAGACATTACCTCTTGTTTTCCAGCTTGATCTACGACGGCTCGACGAGACCTTTAGTTGGTTTGGTGGTCTAAGCAGCTTCCTTAACATGAGTGCTTCGATCGCCTCAAGTCCTGCTCCAACACCGAAACCGGTCACTGTTGCACAGAAACCCCGAGGAGTTCGATTTGACACTCCAGTCGACCCTGACGACAAATCCGCGGCGTCAGAGAACAAGATCAACCTGCGCATTGGAGGCTCGTGGGTGGAACTCATCGGAAAAGACTGTAGCATGATTGCCGAAACAAGTGCTATCAAGCTCATAAGTCGAGACGAAGTTATTGGTATGGCATGTAGTATGATGCGGGTATCGGGACCTCATTTGAAGAACTCGACGGCTGAGCCCCCTATCAATACCGAAATTGGTGGTGTTCGGGTGGAATTCTTGACAACTCCCAAAGATACCGATCTTGAAAACCTCCTCGAGCTGATCATGCCTTCAAAACATCAGTTTGATGGCGAGAACGACGAGATCATGGTAGACACCCTGCTACGTCAGCGAAGAAAGGGTTCGGTCTTGAGGGTCAACGTGGACACGGTCAGCGTTCGAGTGCAAAACATGCCACTTCTTTCCGTTTTGCCCAATCTTGGTGAAGAAGTCGCAAAGCTTTCCACCGTTGCCAAGTATCTGCCCGAGGACGACCGCCCCGGCTTATTGACCTTGGCCAAAGTTAGAAAGGTAGCTTTGAGCCTGGACTTTGGCGGCAAGTTGGGTCATCTGGGTAGTGACATCCAAGATCTCCATGTCGGCCATATTTCAGTCCCCTCACTTGTTGCTATCGCTTTACATGACATTTCAGTACGAAGAAATAGGTCGGAGGAACTGGTCAGCACGTCTCCATATGGTCCCAAGGATATTTCACTTCGTAGCCCGGTACTCATGGCACGGATGATCGGTGACGAGATTGAACCAGTTAtcaagttgaagatgcaagATCTATGTATTGAGTACCGTGTACCCACCATCATGGACctccttgagcttggggACGATGCAACTCCACAAGACTTTGAAGCCAGTCTTGCTGCTTCGGTAGCAAACCTCGGCGATCAAGCGCACCATGCCTTGGCCGGGTCCCCTGGATCTCCTGGAGGGAAAGCTAAGAGCGGGAAGCCTATGACTCTGGACATTGGGTTCCGAGATTGCCTTTTGGGGCTCAACCCGTTGGGACAGCCCTCAAAGATGGTAATTGCACTTACGGACGCCCATCTTGTGGCTCTGTTGCCCCAGGATGTCGAGACAAATGCTGTCTTTACCATTAACAAGTCATCCATTCTTCTTATTAACGATGTCGCTGAGATTAAGATGAACGAACTACCTGCCACCCAGCGTCCCCGAGCCGCGTCCTCGACATCTCGCCAGGTAGCGGACATTTGTGCCAGAGGATATGTTGATATTTGCTACATCTCCTCTGCAAAGGTTACTGTTGATGTCAAGCAACTCGAAGATGGAGAGAAACAACTTGTTGTTGAGCTGAAAGATGACCTGCTTGTTTTAGAAACTTGTGCGGATTCGATGCAGACTCTGATTGCATTAGCAAATGCCCTCAAACCTCCAACCCCACCAAGTAAGGAGAATAAGTACCTGACAGACGTGGTGCCTATGCAGGATCTGCTTGCTTCAATATCTGCTGAGGCCTTTGGTAGACCCGAAGGCGAGTACGATTTTGATCAAGACTTTGCTGGTGCCCAAGAGATGGCTGGCAGTGGCTCAGAAGCCGACTACAACACGGACAGTCCGTTGCAAGTACAGTCTCGGTATTACGATGAACCTGTCGCCGAGGAGCTTTTTGACGCAACAAGCAGCTCCATAATCTCTCGTGGATCTCACCGTTCTGGTGGTCCTCTCATGGAAGATACCAACGAGGGTGTTTTACTGACAGGTTTCGAACCGGCTAGCCAACAGAGCATAGACTCTGACGATCTAGTCATTCACGACGATTACTATGGACAGGGGACGTCAAAGGATAGCAAAGCCAAGGTTTGGAACTCAAAGAAGAACAGCTACGATGGGGCACCAAGCGATTTAGTCAAGCGAAGCGTTTTGAAAGTCAAGGTGCGAGACGTACATGTCATATGGAACCTCTTTGACGGCTACGACTGGGTTCATACTCGAGATGTCATAACAAAGGCAGTCCAGGATGTTGAGGCCAAGGCTTATGAGCGACAAGCCCGTGCCGGTCAAGTCCATGTGTATGAGGAAGAActggaagatgaagaagccatCGGAGACTTTCTTTTCAACTCAATTTACATCGGCATCCCAGCTAACCGCGACCCTCAAGAGCTGTCTCGCGCCATCAATGAAGGTTTCAATGACAACGCAACAGAAACCGAGTCTGTTGCTACCACGGCCTTTACTTCAGCGACCAACAGAACAGCACGTGCTCGTCCTCGATCAAAGCGACTCAAGCTGAAGCGCAGCAAGCACCACAAGATTACCTTTGAGTTGCAGGGTGTTGACGCGGACTTGTTCGTTTTCCCACCCAACTCGGGCGAAACACTCAACAGCATTGATATTCGCATCAAGAATCTTGATGTCTTTGATCATGTCCCGACCTCAACATGGAAGAAATTTGCGACGTATGACCAAGACATGGGCGAGCGAGAAATGGGCACAAGCATGGTACACCTTGAAATGCTCAATGTTAAGCCCCAACCATCCCTGGAGGCGTCTGAGATAGTGCTGCGGGCAACAATCCTACCATTAAGGCTCCACGTTGACCAGGATGCTCTTGACTTTATAACACGATTCTTCGAATTCAAGGACGACCAAGTGCCCGTTCACACGTCCAAGAGCGATGTGCCGTTCCTTCAGAGAGCTGAAATCAACAACGTATCGGTCAAGCTTGATTTCAAGCCGAAACGGGTCGACTATGCTGGACTTCGGTCCGGGCATACCACCGAGTTTATGAACTTTATCATCCTGGAGGAAGCGAGAATGGTCCTTCGCCATGTGATCATCTACGGTATCTCTGGGTTCGAAAAGCTCGGCAAGACTCTTAACGATATTTGGACTCCAGATGTAAAGGCAAATCAACTTCCTGGCATTTTATCTGGTCTCGCACCTGTCCGATCACTCGTCAACGTGGGCAGTGGCTTCAAAGATCTTGTTGAAGTACCTATTCGTGAGTATAAGAAGGACGGGCGTGTCATTCGCAGCATTTCCAAGGGTGCCACTGCCTTTGCTCGCACTACAGGTACCGAGCTGGTGAAGTTGGGTGCCAAACTTGCTGTTGGTACACAATACGCGCTGCAGGGTGCGGAAGGCATGTTTTCCGACCCCCAGCAAGTCTATGAAGGATGGGACGAGGACGATGTAGATCCCGACGAGCAGAGGCAAATCTCTCTCTACGCAGATCAACCTACTGGGGTGATTTCAGGTATTAGAGGCGGATACCGTTCTCTCGCTAGAGACGTGAACCTCGTTCGGGATGCCATCATTGCTGTCCCTGGCGAGGTTATGGAAAGCTCTTCGGCATCTGGCGCTGCGAAGGCTGTTTTGAAACGTGCCCCAACTATCATCTTCCGACCTGCTGTTGGTGTCACAAGAGCAATCGGACAGACACTAATGGGTGCGACGAACTCGATCGATCCAAATAACAGGCGCCGAATTGAGGAG AAATACAAACGGTACTAA
- a CDS encoding hypothetical protein (BUSCO:22144at5125) yields MNGLRRIDHASKPHIAVVGAGLAGLRCADVLLQNGFQVTIIEARNRVGGRLHQEILPNGHLADVGPNWIHGTDDNPMLDLAKQTNTVVSDWDSTSCVFAEDGEVFSLRDGEKYSTMVWDIVQEAFKHSNNSSHDIDSKQSLHDYFVQKVIEKVPSTEDDHERKRNIVMQISEMWGAFIGSPVYRQSLKFFWLEECIEGENLFCAGTYKKVLDEVAKHALEGAEIKFQTKVDKISYRTSPEEKAKIRTQNGQTLEFDEVVMTAPLGWLKRNLDAFEPALPTRMTKAIGAIGYGCLEKVYINFPKAFWLGSQGDDRKAEGFVQWLSPSYVPDLNPKRWNQEVVELASLGPEVSHPTLLFYTYGEQSEYITGELFKMSDPKEKDEFLLNFFKPYYSLLPHYSESDPDCKPSGFMATDWLHDELSGYGSYSNFQVGLEEGDVDIRTMREGLPDHGLWLAGEHTAPFVGLGTATGAYWSGEAVGKRIAEAYGRNK; encoded by the exons ATGAATGGGCTGAGGAGAATCGATCATGCCTCAAAACCGCACATCGCTGTGGTTGGTGCTGGGCTTGCGGGACTTCGGTGCGCCGATGTTCTACTCCAGAATGGATTCCAGGTGACCATTATTGAAGCCCGTAACCGGGTTGGTGGGCGTCTACACCAGGAGATTCTCCCTAATGGACATCTAGCCGATGTAGGGCCAAATTGGATACACGGAACCGACGACAACCCCATGCTAGATCTAGCTAAGCAGACAAATACTGTTGTCAGCGACTGGGACTCGACTTCGTGCGTATTTGCCGAGGACGGCGAGGTTTTTTCGCTCAGGGATGGTGAGAAGTACTCCACCATGGTGTGGGATATTGTTCAGGAGGCCTTTAAGCATTCCAATAACTCCTCTCACGACATCGATTCTAAGCAGAGTCTCCATGACTATTTTGTGCAAAAGGTAATCGAAAAGGTACCAAGTACCGAGGATGACCATGAGAGGAAACGAAACATTGTCATGCAAATATCTGAGATGTGGGGTGCATTTATTGGAAGTCCTGTTTACAGGCAGAGTTTGAAGTTCTTCTGGCTCGAGGAGTGCATTGAGGGCG AAAACCTGTTCTGTGCTGgaacttataaaaaggttcTGGATGAAGTGGCAAAACATGCTCTCGAAGGTGCCGAGATCAAGTTCCAAACCAAGGTCGATAAGATATCGTACAGAACGAGTCCCGAGGAAAAGGCCAAGATCAGAACACAAAACGGCCAAACACTTGAGTTTGATGAAGTTGTCATGACTGCACCGCTTGGATGGCTAAAACGAAACCTCGATGCATTTGAACCTGCGCTGCCTACCCGAATGACCAAGGCAATTGGGGCTATCGGCTATGGATGTCTTGAAAAGGTATATATCAACTTTCCCAAGGCTTTTTGGCTTGGAAGTCAAGGCGATGATCGAAAGGCAGAAGGGTTCGTGCAATGGTTGTCTCCCAGTTACGTTCCTGACCTTAATCCAAAGAGGTGGAATCAGGAGGTGGTGGAACTCGCAAGTCTCGGTCCAGAAGTGTCACATCCTACGCTTCTCTTCTACACCTACGGCGAGCAATCAGAGTACATCACCGGGGAGCTTTTCAAGATGTCGGATCCGAAGGAGAAGGACGAGTTtctcctcaacttcttcaagcCGTATTACTCGCTGCTGCCGCACTACTCGGAGAGCGATCCCGATTGCAAACCTTCTGGCTTCATGGCTACGGATTGGTTACACGATGAGCTTTCTGGGTATGGAAGCTACAGCAACTTTCAAGTTGGTTTGGAAGAAGGCGATGTGGATATCCGGACAATGCGAGAGGGTTTACCGGACCATGGATTGTGGCTGGCAGGCGAACACACGGCGCCGTTTGTAGGTCTTGGCACGGCGACCGGGGCGTATTGGAGCGGTGAGGCGGTTGGGAAACGTATAGCGGAGGCTTATGGGCGAAACAAGTAA